One Niabella beijingensis DNA window includes the following coding sequences:
- a CDS encoding HlyD family secretion protein, producing MAKEQAQHQPNETNQKKKRSPVFFIILAVLIVVGGFYGIKAYIYSQHHEDTDDAQIAANVSPVISKISGYITEVKVKDNEFVHKGDTLVVLDTRDLKMSLEQAEAALGTARSNVASAHATTAAAHKNIGTASAAVATADAQIEAAKVNVWRTSEDLKRYENLIKDHSITQQQYEQALAAKQTADRQLEILKEQRNQAAAQTGAVSFQSKATAEQIGVSAAMVRQREVDVENAKLNLSYAVIVANEDGVVSKVPVQTGQYIQAGAQLFSIILNNDKWVVANFKETQLSRMVTGQKVELSVDAFPKHSFEGIVGSFSPATGSVSALLPADNASGNFVKVVQRVPVRIEFVNKNDSLIQKLRAGMNVLVDVHLN from the coding sequence ATGGCAAAGGAACAAGCTCAGCATCAGCCAAACGAAACAAATCAAAAGAAAAAAAGGAGCCCGGTCTTCTTTATCATACTTGCAGTATTGATAGTAGTGGGCGGCTTCTATGGCATTAAAGCCTATATCTACAGTCAGCATCATGAGGATACCGATGATGCACAGATAGCGGCCAATGTAAGCCCGGTTATTTCCAAGATCTCCGGGTATATTACCGAAGTAAAAGTAAAGGACAACGAGTTTGTACACAAAGGCGATACACTGGTGGTATTGGATACCAGGGATCTGAAAATGTCGCTGGAACAGGCAGAAGCTGCACTGGGTACGGCCCGCAGCAATGTGGCCTCTGCGCATGCCACTACGGCAGCAGCTCATAAAAACATCGGTACTGCCAGCGCTGCTGTTGCCACTGCCGATGCACAGATCGAAGCGGCAAAGGTGAATGTATGGCGGACCTCGGAAGATTTGAAAAGATATGAGAACCTGATCAAGGACCATTCGATCACCCAGCAGCAATACGAGCAGGCACTTGCGGCCAAACAGACGGCAGACCGCCAGCTGGAGATCCTGAAAGAGCAACGTAACCAGGCTGCGGCGCAAACCGGTGCTGTAAGCTTTCAGTCAAAAGCCACTGCGGAGCAGATCGGGGTATCTGCAGCAATGGTACGCCAGCGCGAAGTGGATGTGGAAAATGCCAAACTGAATTTGAGCTATGCGGTTATTGTGGCCAATGAGGACGGTGTGGTTTCCAAAGTGCCGGTACAGACCGGTCAGTATATCCAGGCCGGCGCTCAGTTGTTCAGCATTATCCTGAACAACGACAAATGGGTGGTGGCTAATTTTAAGGAAACCCAGTTATCCAGAATGGTGACAGGTCAGAAAGTAGAACTCAGCGTGGATGCGTTCCCCAAGCATTCCTTTGAAGGTATTGTTGGCTCTTTTTCTCCGGCTACCGGATCCGTATCGGCACTGCTACCCGCGGATAATGCCAGCGGAAACTTTGTAAAAGTGGTACAGCGTGTACCGGTAAGGATTGAGTTTGTAAATAAAAACGACTCCCTGATCCAAAAATTACGCGCCGGCATGAATGTGCTGGTAGAT
- a CDS encoding amidohydrolase family protein — protein MKKLLLLLNLLPGLMAASQVTFPVNGVADPRSGSFAFTNATIVKDPSTTLQKATLVIKEGRIVSVGNGSIPRDAVVVDCKGKYIYPSLIDSYSDYGLPEVQRQGGSFAFFGPQQFNSNTKGPYNWNQAIHSEVNAADLFGANDSKAQPLRELGFGTVLSHQKDGIARGTGVVATLSGKKENLVILKEKAAAFYSFSKGSSTQSYPTSMMGAVALLRQNYLDAQWYKTRPEKEGINKTLEAWNEVQALPQIFETADKWSGLRADRIGDEFGVQYIIKGGGNEYQRIKEIAATKAPYILSLNFPDAQKVEDPADARFVAWSDLAHWELAPVNPAAFEKEKIPFALTTADLKDPKTFWPNLRKAILAGLSEKTALEALTTTPAAFLKIADKVGRLEPGYVANFLITTGNLFAEKTTLLENWIQGERYDVNAKNSTELKGQYTLNITGEGVTQYRLEVKSNSLATVTAQGPLTTKFSSDGNLIALSFSLKPTTKVIGTGQKDSVFENKQAGALIRLSGMNYGTNWQGVGTNENGAPVSWTATLVGETAAGKDSSRPVWTKPEAPVVYPFNAYGNAALPQQETILIKNATVWTNEADGVQEQTDVLVKAGKIAQIGKGLSAAGARVIDGTGKYLTPGIIDEHSHIAAFSINEGAQSVTSEVRIGDNLNPDDINIYRQLSGGVTSSQILHGSANTIGGQSQLIKLRWGADAEGLKFKGADPFIKFALGENVKRTAATQGNSRYPDTRMGVYEVLNDAFQRARDYEKALKAGDKTLRRDLELDALVEILDKKRFITCHSYVQSEILGLISVAEKFGFKVNTFTHILEGYKVADRIKQHGANVSTFSDWWAYKNEVQDAIPYNAAIMYRLGLNVCINSDDAEMARRLNQEAAKTVKYGNVPEEEAFKMVTLNPAKALHIDDRTGSIKVGKDADLVLWSAPPLSIYARALYTLVDGTVYFDQEKDRQQRQQIAAERNRLIQKMLAAVKGGAPAVPAKPTAQVVLHCEDHEHADGVLAADAFDF, from the coding sequence ATGAAAAAATTGTTGCTGCTCCTGAATTTGCTTCCGGGGCTGATGGCGGCGTCCCAGGTCACCTTCCCGGTGAATGGCGTGGCAGATCCCCGGTCCGGAAGTTTTGCCTTTACCAATGCCACCATTGTAAAAGACCCTTCCACCACGCTTCAGAAGGCCACACTCGTTATAAAAGAGGGCAGGATCGTAAGTGTGGGTAATGGCAGTATTCCCCGTGATGCAGTAGTGGTCGATTGTAAAGGAAAATATATTTATCCCTCCCTTATCGACAGCTACAGCGATTATGGCTTGCCCGAAGTACAGCGGCAGGGCGGCTCCTTTGCCTTTTTTGGTCCGCAGCAATTCAACAGCAATACAAAAGGTCCGTATAACTGGAACCAGGCCATCCACAGTGAAGTGAATGCTGCAGATCTGTTCGGAGCCAATGATTCCAAAGCGCAACCCCTGCGGGAGCTGGGATTCGGGACGGTGCTGTCACATCAGAAAGACGGTATCGCCCGGGGCACCGGTGTCGTGGCCACGCTGTCCGGTAAAAAAGAGAACCTCGTTATTTTAAAAGAAAAAGCGGCAGCTTTTTATTCTTTTTCCAAAGGCTCCTCCACGCAAAGCTATCCTACCAGTATGATGGGGGCCGTGGCATTGCTGCGACAGAACTACCTGGATGCGCAATGGTATAAGACCCGGCCGGAAAAAGAAGGGATCAATAAAACCCTGGAGGCGTGGAATGAAGTACAGGCCCTGCCGCAGATCTTTGAAACGGCTGATAAATGGAGTGGTCTGAGGGCCGACCGCATCGGCGATGAGTTCGGCGTGCAGTACATAATTAAAGGAGGTGGAAATGAATACCAGCGGATAAAGGAGATCGCGGCCACAAAGGCCCCCTATATCCTGTCGCTGAATTTTCCGGATGCCCAGAAGGTGGAGGATCCGGCCGATGCCCGTTTTGTGGCCTGGAGCGACCTGGCGCACTGGGAGCTGGCGCCGGTAAATCCGGCGGCTTTTGAAAAGGAAAAGATCCCCTTTGCATTGACTACAGCGGATCTGAAAGACCCCAAGACCTTCTGGCCCAACCTGCGGAAGGCCATCCTGGCGGGGCTTTCAGAGAAAACGGCCCTGGAGGCGCTGACCACCACACCGGCTGCCTTTTTAAAAATAGCAGATAAGGTAGGGCGCCTGGAGCCCGGTTATGTGGCCAATTTCCTGATCACGACCGGTAATCTTTTTGCAGAGAAGACCACCCTGCTTGAGAACTGGATCCAGGGCGAACGCTATGATGTGAATGCCAAGAACAGTACGGAGTTAAAAGGACAATATACCCTGAACATCACCGGGGAGGGCGTAACACAGTACCGGCTGGAGGTAAAAAGCAACAGCCTGGCAACCGTTACCGCACAGGGGCCTCTTACCACCAAGTTCAGTTCCGACGGCAATCTTATTGCACTCAGCTTTTCTTTGAAACCTACCACCAAAGTGATCGGTACCGGGCAGAAGGACTCGGTTTTTGAAAACAAACAGGCCGGTGCGCTGATCCGGTTGAGTGGTATGAACTACGGCACGAACTGGCAGGGCGTGGGAACAAACGAAAACGGCGCGCCCGTAAGCTGGACGGCAACGCTTGTCGGGGAAACCGCAGCCGGTAAGGATTCCTCCCGCCCGGTCTGGACAAAGCCCGAAGCACCTGTTGTATACCCCTTCAATGCCTATGGGAATGCAGCCCTGCCGCAACAGGAAACCATACTGATCAAAAATGCCACGGTATGGACCAATGAAGCGGACGGTGTACAGGAACAAACGGATGTGCTCGTAAAGGCAGGAAAGATCGCGCAGATCGGTAAAGGGCTTTCCGCGGCCGGTGCCCGGGTGATCGATGGTACCGGAAAATACCTTACACCGGGCATTATTGATGAGCACTCCCATATTGCGGCGTTCTCCATTAACGAGGGCGCGCAATCTGTTACTTCAGAAGTAAGGATCGGCGACAACCTCAACCCGGATGATATCAATATCTACCGTCAGCTGAGTGGTGGTGTTACCAGTTCGCAGATCCTGCACGGATCTGCCAATACCATTGGCGGGCAAAGTCAGCTGATCAAACTGCGCTGGGGTGCGGATGCAGAAGGGCTGAAGTTCAAAGGAGCGGATCCGTTCATCAAGTTTGCGCTTGGCGAAAATGTAAAACGCACTGCGGCCACACAGGGAAACAGCCGTTACCCGGATACGCGTATGGGCGTATATGAAGTGCTCAATGACGCCTTTCAGCGGGCGCGGGATTATGAGAAGGCGCTGAAAGCCGGGGATAAAACCCTGCGGCGCGACCTGGAGCTGGATGCTCTGGTGGAGATCCTGGATAAAAAACGGTTCATTACCTGTCACAGCTATGTTCAGAGTGAGATACTGGGGCTCATCAGTGTGGCAGAAAAATTCGGTTTTAAGGTCAATACCTTTACCCATATCCTGGAAGGGTATAAAGTGGCCGACCGGATCAAACAGCACGGTGCCAATGTATCTACTTTCTCCGACTGGTGGGCCTACAAAAATGAAGTGCAGGATGCCATACCCTATAATGCAGCCATCATGTACCGGCTGGGACTGAATGTCTGCATCAACAGCGATGATGCGGAGATGGCCCGCAGGCTGAACCAGGAAGCAGCAAAGACCGTCAAATACGGGAACGTGCCGGAAGAAGAAGCGTTCAAAATGGTAACGCTTAACCCTGCAAAGGCCCTGCACATCGATGACCGCACGGGAAGTATAAAAGTAGGGAAGGATGCGGACCTGGTATTGTGGAGTGCCCCGCCGCTGAGTATTTATGCACGTGCGCTGTATACACTGGTGGACGGAACGGTTTATTTCGACCAGGAAAAAGACCGGCAGCAACGGCAGCAGATCGCTGCAGAACGGAACCGGCTCATACAGAAGATGCTGGCAGCGGTAAAAGGCGGAGCTCCTGCAGTGCCTGCAAAACCAACCGCACAGGTAGTATTGCATTGCGAAGATCATGAACATGCAGACGGGGTGCTGGCCGCCGATGCATTCGATTTCTAA
- a CDS encoding amidohydrolase family protein, whose protein sequence is MKFLIYIGILLLALPVMAQDDIYPAKKQEGVLVINNGTIHTGTGQVIPQGTVVVENGKIRKVSGQPETIAGATVVDATGKHIYPGLILSSTDLGLREIISGVRGSNDYYEIGDYNPDVRSVVAYNTDSKVINTLRSNGILLANIVPAGRLLTGSSSVVQLDAWTWEDALYKADNGMFLDLPALLRSPRETAGASDPVKAGMKRIEDLKAFFREAKAYAAAPEKKETNLKFEALRPLFEKKQKLFINADISRQILMAIDFVKTFDINVVIVGGSDSYLLADLLKQNNIPVILNSVHVLPTLEDDDVDQPFKTPAQLKKAGVLFALNDNESTPRYRNLAFMAGTAAAYGLSKEEALQAITLDAAKILGIDDRTGSLEEGKDANIVIAAGDILDMDQSIITAAYIQGRQIDLSNKHTQLYERYKHRYGLQ, encoded by the coding sequence ATGAAATTTCTGATATATATAGGCATCCTGCTCCTGGCACTTCCGGTAATGGCACAGGATGATATCTACCCCGCAAAAAAACAGGAAGGGGTGCTGGTGATCAATAACGGCACCATCCACACCGGTACAGGACAGGTGATCCCGCAGGGAACAGTTGTTGTTGAAAATGGTAAGATCCGGAAAGTAAGCGGACAGCCGGAAACCATTGCGGGCGCAACAGTGGTGGATGCCACCGGGAAGCATATTTATCCGGGGCTGATATTATCGAGTACTGACCTGGGACTGCGTGAGATCATCAGCGGAGTGCGGGGCAGTAACGATTATTATGAGATCGGGGACTATAATCCGGATGTGCGGTCTGTAGTGGCCTACAATACCGATTCCAAAGTGATCAACACGCTCCGGTCCAACGGGATCCTGCTGGCGAATATCGTTCCGGCCGGACGCCTGCTGACCGGCTCTTCGTCGGTGGTGCAGCTGGATGCCTGGACCTGGGAAGATGCCCTGTACAAAGCAGATAACGGTATGTTCCTGGACCTTCCCGCGTTACTGCGCTCCCCTCGTGAAACCGCCGGCGCTTCCGATCCTGTAAAAGCAGGTATGAAGCGGATCGAAGACCTGAAAGCATTTTTCAGGGAAGCAAAGGCATATGCCGCTGCCCCGGAGAAAAAGGAAACAAACCTGAAATTTGAAGCCCTGCGGCCCCTGTTTGAAAAGAAACAAAAACTGTTTATCAATGCGGATATTTCCCGTCAGATATTGATGGCGATCGATTTTGTAAAAACGTTCGACATCAATGTGGTGATCGTAGGCGGCAGCGACAGCTACCTGCTGGCCGACCTGCTGAAGCAGAATAATATACCGGTGATCTTAAATTCGGTACATGTGCTGCCCACACTGGAAGACGATGATGTGGACCAGCCTTTCAAAACCCCCGCCCAGCTGAAGAAGGCAGGTGTGCTTTTCGCACTGAATGATAATGAAAGCACCCCCCGTTACCGGAACCTGGCATTCATGGCAGGAACGGCTGCGGCCTACGGACTTTCCAAAGAAGAGGCCCTGCAGGCCATTACACTGGATGCTGCGAAGATACTGGGGATTGACGACCGTACGGGTTCCCTTGAAGAAGGAAAGGATGCCAATATCGTTATAGCGGCGGGTGATATCCTGGACATGGATCAAAGCATCATCACCGCTGCCTATATCCAGGGACGGCAAATCGATCTGAGTAACAAGCATACACAATTGTACGAACGCTATAAACACCGTTACGGACTGCAATAA
- a CDS encoding TetR/AcrR family transcriptional regulator, whose amino-acid sequence MSTEFTQKQIEIMEAAVRLFADKGFDNASVRDIAKAADVNVAMISYYFGSKEKLLEAIFMRHVLMIRSKLEEIVFASDLAPVQKIDLIIDTYIDTIAANRSFHLLMVREQGVMKNPVLYEAVKSMKLKNNALMKSAVKAGVKAGIFRKNVDMMILALTVFGTINQAFNTKRFLCEQFHIDPNNDQEFLTLIIPKLKAHLKAVVKSYLLVKES is encoded by the coding sequence GTGTCCACAGAATTCACACAAAAACAGATCGAGATCATGGAAGCAGCAGTAAGGCTGTTTGCCGACAAGGGATTTGACAATGCGTCTGTGCGTGACATTGCAAAAGCGGCTGATGTAAATGTGGCGATGATCTCCTACTATTTCGGATCAAAAGAGAAATTGCTGGAGGCCATTTTTATGCGGCATGTATTAATGATCCGCAGCAAGCTGGAAGAAATTGTTTTTGCCAGCGACCTGGCTCCGGTGCAGAAGATCGATCTGATCATTGATACCTATATCGATACCATCGCGGCCAACCGCAGCTTTCACCTGCTGATGGTACGGGAGCAGGGGGTAATGAAGAACCCGGTTTTATATGAGGCAGTGAAAAGTATGAAGCTGAAGAACAACGCGCTGATGAAGAGCGCTGTAAAAGCGGGTGTGAAGGCCGGGATATTCCGGAAGAACGTAGATATGATGATACTGGCCCTGACCGTTTTCGGAACCATTAACCAGGCCTTTAATACCAAGCGGTTTTTGTGTGAGCAGTTCCATATTGATCCTAACAATGACCAGGAATTTCTGACCCTGATCATTCCGAAGCTGAAGGCACATTTAAAAGCAGTAGTGAAAAGTTATCTGCTGGTTAAAGAATCATAA
- a CDS encoding TolC family protein, translated as MNKRITTIIALFLALVVLSGNLSAQEVKKLSVEEAVTLGLESSKHLKIDEAKILQATAAVEEAKNHQLPDLKISGSYMRLTSAHINMKSAQEPADGSGSGSAMPKISQAMYGMANLTMPLYAGGKIRYGIQSAKYLLEAARLNTGNDKNAIAYNLIEAYANLFKAAQAIQVIKENLAASQNRDSNFIRLEDNGLMARNDRLKAQLQTSDIELQLLEAQNNYTIANVNMDLLLGLPESTVIEVDSAFISATAEEQSLVYYEDKAFQSRNDIQALDYQQKAAALGIKSARADYLPSLALTGGYIAVNVPKFLTVTNAINGGIGLQYNVSSLWKAGAAVRKAKAQALELSASRELLNDNVRLQINRDYQNSILARRKIEVYNKAEIQAAENYRITKNKYDNSLVTITDLLDANVALLSSKINVSNAKADAALAYQKLLETSGILIQKTNQ; from the coding sequence ATGAATAAAAGAATCACAACCATCATTGCCCTGTTTTTGGCACTTGTGGTTTTGAGCGGTAATCTCTCCGCACAGGAAGTGAAAAAGCTTTCGGTAGAGGAAGCGGTAACGCTGGGCCTGGAAAGCAGCAAGCATTTAAAGATAGACGAGGCAAAGATCCTGCAGGCTACTGCCGCGGTTGAAGAAGCAAAGAATCATCAATTACCTGATCTAAAGATCAGCGGGTCCTATATGCGGCTCACCAGTGCACACATCAATATGAAAAGCGCACAGGAGCCGGCAGACGGATCCGGCAGCGGATCGGCAATGCCAAAGATATCGCAGGCGATGTATGGTATGGCCAACCTTACCATGCCGCTTTATGCAGGTGGAAAGATCCGGTATGGCATCCAGTCGGCAAAATACCTGCTTGAAGCAGCGCGACTGAATACCGGTAATGATAAAAATGCCATTGCCTATAACCTGATTGAGGCCTATGCCAACCTGTTTAAAGCCGCCCAGGCCATCCAGGTGATCAAAGAGAACCTGGCGGCCTCACAAAACCGGGACTCCAATTTTATACGGCTGGAGGACAACGGGCTGATGGCGCGTAATGACCGGCTGAAAGCGCAGCTTCAGACATCGGATATTGAATTACAGCTGCTGGAAGCACAAAATAACTATACCATCGCCAATGTGAACATGGACCTCCTGCTGGGACTGCCGGAAAGCACCGTTATCGAGGTGGACAGTGCCTTCATCAGTGCAACTGCTGAGGAACAATCGCTGGTGTATTATGAAGACAAAGCCTTTCAGAGCAGAAATGATATACAGGCCCTGGATTATCAGCAAAAAGCAGCAGCGCTGGGCATCAAATCTGCCAGGGCAGATTACCTGCCCTCACTGGCCCTTACCGGTGGCTATATTGCGGTGAATGTTCCCAAGTTCTTAACAGTAACCAATGCCATCAATGGAGGGATCGGTCTTCAGTACAATGTATCGAGCCTCTGGAAAGCCGGTGCAGCAGTAAGGAAAGCCAAGGCCCAGGCACTGGAACTTTCGGCTTCCAGGGAATTATTAAATGATAATGTCCGGCTGCAGATCAACCGCGACTATCAGAATTCGATACTGGCGCGGCGCAAGATAGAAGTATACAATAAAGCAGAGATACAGGCCGCAGAAAACTACCGCATCACCAAGAATAAATATGACAATAGCCTTGTGACGATCACGGATCTGCTGGATGCTAATGTGGCGCTGTTATCATCAAAGATCAATGTATCGAATGCAAAAGCGGATGCTGCGCTGGCGTACCAGAAATTACTGGAAACCTCGGGCATCTTAATTCAGAAAACCAATCAGTAA